In Asterias rubens chromosome 2, eAstRub1.3, whole genome shotgun sequence, the sequence gtttagtAACATGATGGTATGTTGTTACAAATCAAGTCTGTTTGGCTTGTTCACTCTCCTGCCTGATCGCGTCACTGTCGGTGTTCCTGAGGGGCGGTTAGAAAGCGGTCTGCTCTGGGGTTGTGAAGGAGCATTGCGAACAGGAGTTGGTCTGGTAAAACTCAGGGGAGCTGGTCGCAGATGAACCCTGTTTCGTCTGAGCTGACTTCCACTTTCCGTTTCCACATTGTAGGATCGAGGAGTAGTTGATTTGCTCATAACTCTACCTTGGCTCCAGGTTTTGTTACTCGGATTTTGGATGTAGATGGGTTGGTCGTTGAGGAGTTCTTGGATAGGGGTACTGGTAGAGCGTCTGTTGTAGTATTGCGTTTGCGAAGACTGGTCTGCCTGCAGTATATCTCGCACATCGTCACGATCTGGTGGGGGGTGATGTACTGAAGGTAGTGTCGTCTTGTACTTTCTTCTGTTCAGTAGCTCAGCAGGGGATGcaaggtttgacttgagtgGAGTTGCACGGAGAGTTAGGAGGGCTAAGTTGGGATCGTCCCCTGACTCTCTGCATTTGGTGAGGATTCTCTTCACTGTTTGGATATGTCTTTCAATAAATCCATGACCTCTGGGGTAGTAGGGTGAAGAAGTTTGGATCCGAAATCCGTACTGCTGTGCTAGGGCTCGGAATTGGGAAGAGGTGAACTGCGTGCCATTGTCACATACGATAACCTCTGGGATGCCTTGTTCGGCAAAGAGCACACGTGAAACTCTTGTGATCGTGCTTGCAGTGAGATTGTCAAGTTTGCGGATAAACGGAAATTTGGAGTAATAATCCGCGATGATCAGGTACCAGACCTTGTCGTGGTGGAAGAGGTCAGCTCCAAGGGTGTGCCATGGACGTGGTGGAACTTCCATACTGATCATTGGTTCACGCTGTTGAGAACGCTGGTATTTCTGGCATGCATGGCAATTTGTCACCAtattgtcaatgtctttgtatACCTGGCCAGTAGACACAAGATTTTGCACGCAGCTTGCACTTGTCGATGCCCTGG encodes:
- the LOC117305401 gene encoding uncharacterized protein K02A2.6-like, whose translation is MVTNCHACQKYQRSQQREPMISMEVPPRPWHTLGADLFHHDKVWYLIIADYYSKFPFIRKLDNLTASTITRVSRVLFAEQGIPEVIVCDNGTQFTSSQFRALAQQYGFRIQTSSPYYPRGHGFIERHIQTVKRILTKCRESGDDPNLALLTLRATPLKSNLASPAELLNRRKYKTTLPSVHHPPPDRDDVRDILQADQSSQTQYYNRRSTSTPIQELLNDQPIYIQNPSNKTWSQGRVMSKSTTPRSYNVETESGSQLRRNRVHLRPAPLSFTRPTPVRNAPSQPQSRPLSNRPSGTPTVTRSGRRVNKPNRLDL